ATGTAAAGAATACGGCAACGTATTCACAAGCGGCCAGCGAGAAAACGACAGGGAGATGGAGACGACGCGTTTTGCTGTCAGTCAACTGCTGTAACGTCAGCAAAGGCAAAGCCTCGGGAAGACGCGCCGTCATGTCGGCCTCCTGTCTTCCCCAACTTTTCCTATTTCTTGACGGCATGATGTATATGATGGCGACTGTCTGCACCCAACAAAGTGAAAGCGACCGTCCAATCCCCAGCAAAAGTAGTTtcttgtaatattttatttcttccaAAGATCGAGATTTATTGACTCGGTCTTATTAAatcatttttaatataaaaaaaaaaaaaaatggaggatGGGATCCCGCATGCTGAGTGGACGATGAGTAACCATACCATGTCGCCGAAAATAtaaatgatacattttaaatagtaggatactaaagtgagataATGCGCAATCATAtgaatggtatttaaagtttactgaaatataaattttgctGCTAAAGCCGTGAGAAAGAAACCCTGACAAAGTGGCGATTGTTCGGATGGACGTCAAGAGAGAGGATGGGACCACCGACTCACGACGATACTCAAACGGTCTTGACCTAGCCCAGCGGCCGACTCCCAAAATGTCGATCCAAGCTCGGATCCGAATCAGAGCCAAATATCGGAGCTATCTCTGAAGGTCTGGCCTATTTTCAAGTTGAGAAAAATCCGATCGGACTATTCCCTCTTCGATCAGCGCTTGAGACGAAGTTAAATCCGCTTTCAACCCAAAAGACACCGGCGGATGGAAGGAGAACTTCTGCCGACAACAATGACAAAACATCATACAAATGTACATGTGGAGCTAATCATAAATACTTTCGCAGACTGGTAGAATTAACAGTTGAtgatcaaaatggcaacctgAGAAGGAGAGTGAAttagatttttcaaaataaaaatgcgATAAAGGCAAATCAATAAAccacaaataaagaaaactgagttaaagaaaagcaaacacAAAGAAAGGACACGATCAATTTGTTATGGGGTCGGGTTTTATCTACGTCCCGCCAAATCATCAACACCAGCGAACTTTGCATCTCCACTAGAGGATGTTTTTATGGACATGCACCAAGTCTTTATACCAAATTGTTCTTTCTTGATAAGGAGATCTCAAAACACAATGCTTTTCCTCCTTATAAGATTTATCTCACTATAAAGTTCactaaattaagtttaaaaagaGAGTAGTGATTTAAGAGTTTTGTATTACGATAATTTCAAGCTCAGCAATCCATTGAAGCACCAAAGCCCTCCATTTAtagctaaaattcaaaatctaaccGTTATCCAAACGAATTCCGAGCGCCCGCTTTTATAATGATTTCACGCCAACGGATCGTTCCATTGAGTCAATGGAGTTTCGGCACCCGGAGAAACTTTCAGGTTTTCGAATCTGGCGACCTAATCTGTCAATTGCACTACACAGAAATGTTTGCATGCAACCTTTGAGTTTCGAGCGTCCCGAACAACTTTATGATGTTCAAAATAGCCGAAGTCATGATTCATCCTCTAAACAGAAAGCTAAACAAGCAACAGTACTTCAATCCAAATACAAATTCAGCCTTTCGGATGCCCAGAACCACTTTCGGATGCACTAGAGGCAGTTTGAATGCCCACATCACAGAGTCCAAGCCTTAACTCGTTTCCGAACTCTACCAAAACACTTTCGGGCATCCGGACCTACGTCTGAAACACAATTTTCTACTGAATTTTGATTGTAAAGAGTTTTGATGTCTTTGGATTTTGATAAATAGAGTTTTGGCATCTTCTTTTAGCACATATTTAAGTCATGTACCATTTTAGTTCTTGTGTGCTTTTAATAATCAATATTTTCAACTTAGTTCAGATTTTCTCAACTCtaaacataaattaaattacaaCTTTAAGCTCTAAATTGATCAAATAAAAGTTTCTTGACCTTGTAAGCATAAATAGCTTCAATAAGGTTGACACTCTTCTTTTTTGCGCTTGATCTTCTTGAGATCTTTCATTTGGAGAGTTCTCTAAATAAAAACTCAAGATAAATTATTAGTTTTAAAATCACTATTATTTATAATCATCAAAATGCAAAGCAAATTAGGTCCACCAAGTCAAcaaattaaatgctaaaattaGAATTTCATAGGATTGGATATAATATACAAGGGCCTTTTCTATGTGCCCCTTACtactattgaaaatttttaaattcactTCTCAATATCCAAAGTATTCATGTAAAGCTCAATTCCATTAGTAAACCCTCGagggaaagaaaatatttgaagtaATTTTGTGAAATCCATAAAAgtgttttgaaaaaaatatttgtacatattataaaaattgtttactaaaaaaaattaatatattataataatacatattacttgtacttaaatattataataaattacttttattaaatatataataaataatttttattaaattatattttatatcaaattcaacTATCACTTTTTTCATTATCCtctattattctaaaattaattaaacacaattttaattattcttgAAATAGTAGCATTACAAACTAAATACAATTTTACTCTTATTCCTAATTTTTCGGAAATAGTAAGTTATTcgtggataaaaaaaattatctcaatgTACGTTATCTCCGAACCAAAGGGGGCCTGAGGGTACATCAAAAATTTCCAATTCTTTTTTGacaattagatttaattaaGACAAGTTAATGATAGAAAaatgcaaattaaaaaaaaatagttgagatAGTAATTCCACACTCTGACACAGTACAGGAGTCGGGAAGATCTTcatacatatttattattattattttttactctcccttgtttttaaatatatgtaaaagagCAGTGCTACTTTCacaattatttaataattataaggAATAAATTTTATAGCCCACTTATTTAAACGCTACTATCTGTTCACTAACATGATCAAGTAAACTCGAAAAGGatttataaatcataaaatgaatagtgtaatatatatattgagatttTAATGAGTTAGATTCAAGCcgaatttaggctcaagctcagcttgaaatttattcgagccgagcttgagcgagcttaATTTCGACTCGAGTGAGCTCGAGCCGTGAACGAGTCGcttaatcaatagtttaatttgatacTAAAAcatatctaatagttcaaaatacaaaataattatatgaaataaggtactataatataaagaaaaataacttatgagttgaatatctaatcttttcagccttgTACGAACTTATGAGTTGAGTAACTTATGATTAGAAATAACGAAAATAgttgatccaaagactaaaaaactagtagcaataatggaattttgctactaatagtagcccagtccaactatatacatatatatatatactacttatgaaagcgtgagttttaaatttttttctcttttcaaaaATGCCTCTAccctttttattaatattttcatgtccagtaatttttaacgaatcatttcaaataattcactaaataataatttattcttaaataaagatattaattttttgtcattagattttatctaacgattgaaaataaaagtatctgtcattttttttttgataataatATCCTCCatatccgttatctcctatctacgcatttctcaaatatttttttcctaccCGCCAATCAtgtaatacgtaaaattaaatttataatgcAGTACCTGCCAATCAtataatacgtaaaattaaattcGTAATATCCACCAATCAcgtaatatgtataattaaattATCTCATATCCACgtgttttctcaaatattttttctttctcaaacGTAATACTCGCTAatactcaaattaaatttaaatttgtaatgtccgccaaaatttaatatccgtaaatttgataatttaaattttaattcatgataTTAGATTTTCTTATGTAAGATGATAGATTCAATTTTAacgagtattaaaatttggcGCACCATAAAAGTGTTAcatattgctaaaaaaattttaatatccatccaatcaaaactaaatcgttaattaaatataattttaaatatttttagtaaaatatttaatatttaaataatgcgCCATAAAAGCgtagaatatttctaaaaaaaatttaatacccacccaatcaaaactaaatcattaattaaatataattttaaatttttttagcaaactaTTCAATATTTAAGTAAGACCTGCTAAAATATTCTACGCATTTCTCAAATATAGAGCATATCTTAATAcctcatatataatatttacaaTATATAATCTTATCTCATAATAATACTTATCACATAATAgctgtaaaaatattttagaattttttaattattgagcATATCTTAATATCTTCACGTATAATATCTACAGTATCCAATTTTATCTCATCATAATACTTATCACGTAATATGTAAAGCATATCTTTTTCTGGTagtatattttttgatattttcttattttcatctatacgtttctcaaatataaagcatatatatttttagtaatattttttttttcttttcaattatatttttctcaaatatttttaaatattttttttaataatattcttTTTCATTTGTCTTCATTGTCGGCAGGTACATCATGATCGTCCtcgtcatcgtcatcatcatcatcgtcgccAGCACATTGTCGCCTTCGTTACTTTCGCCACTATTGCATCGCCTGCACATTGTCGCCTTCGCTACTTTTGCCACAATTAGAGAGGTATTTTGATCTCATCtaaatatttctctcttttttaatgtgcttttatactgttttaacataccttattttaatattttctcattttcacctatatattttcaaatataaaacatatatttttttaataatatttttttttttattttcacctatatCTACAGCATCTTATCTTATCATAATATTTATCACATAATATATAGAGCATATCTTTTTTTGATAGTATACCTTTTggtattttcttattttcacctacacatttctcaaatataaattttatatttttttactaatatttttttttatttttacctatgtttttctcaaatatttttaaatatttttttaataatattcttTCTTATTTGTCACCGTTGTCAAAAAATACATCGTGATCGTTCTcctcattatcatcatcattgtcACCGGTACATTGTCGTCTTCGCTATCTTCGCCACAACTGGAAAGATATTTTGATCTCATctaaatatttctcttttttttaatgtgtctttatactgttttagcatatcttattttagtattttctcatttttacctatatatttcttaaatataaagcatatatttttttaataatatcttttatcatttttacctatattttttttgaatattctcAAAATTGTCATCGTCCTcctcatcgtcatcatcatctccGGTGCCCGCACATGCCTTCGTCACAGTTGGAGAGGTATTTTAATTccacttgaattttttttaatgtatctTTATACagttttagcattttttttaaaatattttcttatttttacctatatgtttattaaatataaagcatatattctttttagtaatattcttttttttattttcacccatattttttaaaaatattctcaaatatttttttagtaatattatttttccttgTCTCCCCATCGGCACCGGCACATCGTCACTGGCGCCGACACATTGTCGTTATCGGCGCCGGCACATTGCTGTCTACGCCATCTTCGCCGCCTATACTACTTCAGTTTTTCGCCACCTATACTACAGTTTTTTTCAGATGTTGTAGTAATAGTTGTCCAAGTCAGATGTTGTAGAAATAGTTGTCCAAGTCAATCACTCTCTATTTGTACGAAGTCATGGTGTAATCGTTTTAAATGTAAGTTGTCATAATGGATAAAACAGTAAaagattttcatttttatcatttcatatgaaaaaaaattattaataactaattgtTTGGAtagatttaaaatatgaatcagATTAGATTGATCATCTAGAACAAGATGATGCTAACACAGACGCTATTACAAAAATTCAGTTGTTGTACTAATAGCAGTGCACGTTAATATCGATAATTAGGataaataaactttttaatattttattctttttgcagtattttaaatttatttataaagatGAATTTATTTAGCAACGAGTTTTGCGAGTAAAATTGTGCTTAATCCACCTACTCCAgaaactcaaaaaataaaattaagataaaaaatttttacttatgtgaattcttattaaatttctattttttaccaattttatctattttgaCGATTTACtaatgtttattttattttatatttttttttttgagagataggtagcaagctactcgcttcgtttatttcatttagaaataaacttagctggaaatgtgaattaactggaattcgaacttgggtctcgggtaccaaccaccaaaccctttaccacttgctctagggacagtcggtattttattatttttcttactttcaTTATACATATAATCAATGACTGGGAAGgaggtaaatatttttttaagcaatagttaaaaattcacattttattttaacttttttatctattaaataatgaaataatGGTGACATTTTCAGTTAGTTtagtgacaaattttattttatttttttctgatgATACCGTGatgaattttttgtttttttttttatgattattggtaatctattttttatttctattattttattttaataataattaaacactatatataaaatttataatatttatttataaaaattttatttttagtatttgtgCGACGTGCATTATACGTGCACATGCACTACACTACACGTGCACGTGCACTtaactagcatatatatatattatatatatatatatattttctttttgagcTTTTCAAGTCTAATTTGAGCATAGTCAATAATATTTCGAACTCagtttgaaatgaatttcgagttCAGAAAAAAAATCGGATATCGagtctaaaataataaataaaataaaaaaaaaaaaatagatttgctGGCGTGAAACTCCGTACAGCCGCCGCGTGCCGGACCCACGCGCCAGATCCCCATGTCCTTCCCCCTCCCCAGTCCCCTCCCcctcgaaaaattctagaatgcaacgggtatattagtgacgtggcataacaaaccaatcaaattaatccttttaagaatatatgtcccatcatgatggtaaaaaagtatttttattgtacttttatttgaaaagaaggaatgtgattggcttgttattgatgacgtggtgcaagtgtgacagtgtagaattcctcctccccctccctccctctctcccctccctcggaaaaatcaaaaatctccaaattctctctctctctctctctgtctctcctCGCTTTATTCTCGTGCGAGCCTCTCTCCTCGTGCACCGCGCCGCCCCGCCACGTCAGCAAATCACGCTCACCGCACATCAAGGCCGATCCGACGGCTCCCGTTCCCCCAACCTCCCGCGCGACACTTTCGTCGTGATTCGCGCGCAGAAGCCCACCCTTGTCCCTGGCCAAACCTGTCTCCCGAAAAAGGAGTTATCTTTTCTTAATTCTTTAAAAATGAAcgcttaaaaaaaatatataattactgTATCACACTTAGACCATAttatcaataattaattaattatatcttattttttagaaaaaaatatgttaaaaatatttttttaataaccaTAATATGATGggtaaattcaaaaaaaattctaattggTTGGACACGCCGTATCATTAAATATAATTGTTATATTCTAGAGTTTTCCTTTAGGTACAAAAAGTTTTGAAGTTAACCCCGCAGTTTTTGTTGTTGATTTTTTAGCCCAATTATCAATTAGAGGTTAACTAGTATAGTTTACTTATTATGACcaagtttaaactttaaactattaaatttgactaTTTTTTCAATTGATTCATCTAgctaaaattattcaattttccaaaaaaaaaaagtttagaatgtCTCAGTAGcaagaaaaaaagagtatatatatatagttttgaagCCTATCTCTGAATAGGCTATAGTCGAGGGAAGGGATGTAAACACTAATGTGGATATATAGAGGGATGCTCCTCGAGTTGATTTGtatcctattttttatttttctattaaccGCGATCCATTTAGGGTGATTTTAATGCACTCTATACATATCAAAacaaatgaaagaaagaaagagaattttTCCGTCTACCGTACTATTTTCTTAGCAGAGCGGAACATATTcagaattaattattttttcatttttcacccTCATTTACTATTCTATTAGAGACGAATTAGAACAAAAGCTCCGGCGATagctcttctttttatttttttgggaaaaattttcaaacaatcccttgtggtttcgtactttttcattttaataccctatggtttaaagtgtatcaagttagtaccctatagtttcgcactttctcactttagtaccctatggtttaatgTATAtcaaatgattttatttttgtatcatgttagtaccctgcggttttatttttgtaccaAGTTAGTATTgtgtgatttttaaaccacatggtactaaaatgaaaaagtgtaaaattacagaatactaacttcatacactttaaaccatatgatactaaagtgaaaaagtgcaaaatgatactaacttgatacattttaaaccacaggatattaaagtgagaaaaaataaaatcacaagggAAGTATCTGatgtttttcctttctttttttttttttttctacctttCCAAGAAGCACAGCGGAATAAGTATATTgtgaaaaaaagtaaattagcaaaaataaaattgtgccaaaaaaattgaaagagagtaaaataataataataataaaaaaccaGGGGGACAAGGGTGATACGGAGGCGCACGATTCGTAGGCAAGCTGTTCCCACGTGCCGCATTCCACGCCGACACATATCATTCTCTGCCTCCCACCTCTGTCCTCCGCGCGTGGGCCCACCCCACTCCCTCCCCccttccctttttttaaaaaaaatgcaaatctataataaatgttttttttcttatttttcaacaatatattatcttcttttttttttgaaaaaaacaaaTCAAGGTAAAGTAATTTTCTCcctgaaaagtaattttcgtTTGATCAGTTGCCAGAAAAATATACTATATCTTTAAATTTTgagaatagattttttaaaaacaaaatactagtcgctaaattttgtttttcaagTTTCTTAATTTGGTTTATTAAATCActtaataaatataatgtatattGATAATGTGAAGtatgaaaagaaaatttgagaatgaataaaaaaacaatacaaatctgaataatatagtatatatatataatatatatatatagaatacatatactatattactatatatagtatatatattctcgatcttcaattttttttttcagaaataagataaatcacgttcatatcaaatcataaatatcaGCTCCACACGCAATAAAATCTTTAAACCAAGTAAAATATCTTAAGATAGCTTCCGAAAGTTGATAAGGATCgatgtttttaatattaatattcaacAATGATTAGatttgcattttattttattttattttttaaatttttaacttgatcttgtttcatttttatgcagataatgcatgcaacaacgtACACGCATCTATATATTCTCCGTATATTATTACTCTCATGCATCAAAAAGATGAAAAACGTCGTGTACTCACTGCATGCATGCAAATATCCCTCGTACGAACGAGTACGTACCCCACAATAACTTGTccaataaaaagaatatatgcACCTTTAATTTATTCATTGACTCAGTGTTGTAAAACTCGGGCGAATCGACTCGATCGAAACTATGTTGAGTCAGTTTGACTCAATGACTCGATTTAAACTAGGACTCATTCAGTCAAGTTAACTACTAAGGATTCGGAACCAAGTCGATGTTAATCACCaggttaaaaatataataatattaccgCTCACACGAATAAATCgatacatatacatatttacATACATGTTTACGTGTGTGTGGTTGCGGTTTGAAACTCCATTTTTAGCCCTCGGTGAGCTCTTCAAAAATGCACtaacaaaattaatatgaaaGTTCAATTTTAACCAAATTTAGCCGTGCGTTTATCACTTCTTAAATCACGACAATAAAAACGGTAtataactatatttttaaatgtcgGCACTATACAAGACGAAGCCAATTAcgatattttgaaaaaaaaaagtaaaattacgaGCAAATTTAATTTACGATAAATCAATAAAGAAAGTGGACATTCATGACTGAAAATGTGTTCGCTCCTTCCTAACTTTTCAGGGAAACCGACGTGCCCTAGGTGGAAATTAGGTACATATGCAAAAGGCAACAAATTATCCACGAAAAGTaatcaacaaaaatgaaaaaaaaaagggggggaaatgTAAGTAAAAATAtgacaaaatatctttctaGGTTATCCAAAAGCAAATGTATATGTTGGTCGCTTTGTGTCGAGTCAACTTTTTTGTACACCCCATCCGACAATAAGGACAAGAACAACCTCTATTGCCCAACAACAACACACTAACACcacctggaaaaaaaaaaaaaaaaaaaaaNccttataaacttttttttcttgacacgtattaaaattaatgaaaaataaaaaaattaattaataattttgtttgGAGTATCAACAATCAACTAGATAATATATTATGTAGaattatactactatactattaatagtatttgagtaataaattatgaaaataaaaaaaataatttatctgaAAAGTTggtatatttaataattaaggaATGTGATTAAATgcctaaaatttgatattatattcaacacttaatttgcttttttagataaaataaattatttcgtaAATGAATGTTCTATCCTACCAAATACAATTGTCAATACCTTCCAAATTaagagtaaaaaattattttttatttttttacaatcacactaaaatttttttttatattgaataacttatttcaCTGTGATACAGGGcctaaattattttgtatataattaagTAAACGTACGTACGTCACCTTCAATTTGCTCCCATAAGCTttatgcttcttcttttttttcctcctttttttgcATGCGCTGCGACGCGCGCAACAACTAATCACGACCGGAACCATCTTTCCCATTCTACCCCTCCCATTCCCAAATTGCCCCTCCCCACCTCCTATAAATACTTTCCCCTCGCTCCACACTCCCTCCACACTCCCTCATTGTCACCAACTCTTTGTTTTTCGCTACTATAGCACTTCTGCGACCGCACTATATATTCGTAGATACATAGTGAATTGAGATAGATAAACagataagcagatagatagatagatagatagatacgaAGGATATATATACGATGCATTACGGGGCGGAGGCGTGGTATGCGGCGGACGCGATGGAGCGGGTGCTGCGGACGGCGGCGGGGAGCGCGGTGGTGGTGTTCAGCGCGAGCACGTGCTGCATGTGCCACGCGGTGAAGCGGCTGTTCCGGAGCATGGGGGTGAGCCCGGCCGTGCACGAGCTCGACCAGGACCCGCGCGGCGCCGAGCTCGAGTGGGCCCTCGCCCGCCTCCTCGGAT
The nucleotide sequence above comes from Ananas comosus cultivar F153 linkage group 17, ASM154086v1, whole genome shotgun sequence. Encoded proteins:
- the LOC109723480 gene encoding glutaredoxin-C5-like, whose amino-acid sequence is MERVLRTAAGSAVVVFSASTCCMCHAVKRLFRSMGVSPAVHELDQDPRGAELEWALARLLGSTAAAAAANGGPPTLPVVFIGGKLVGAMDRVMAAHINGSLVPLLKEAGALWL